One bacterium genomic region harbors:
- a CDS encoding CsgG/HfaB family protein, with amino-acid sequence MKYIKISVALLLINLHIGSAYLFEVTPVQAQERKPLVAVLDLQTTGGILKSEAQALSDRLRSEMQELKFDLIERSQMNALLSEQDFSMSDLADEAAITKAGKLLSAEQIAVGSIGKVGRTYTVDVRLIDVSSGKVVNSSKQDYNGPTEGLVQVMRNIARIFAGLQPQKISVGSNTKWWVLSGLAAAGGAAAYLLLGKKDSGVKSFPNPPSLPE; translated from the coding sequence ATGAAATATATTAAAATCTCAGTTGCTTTATTGCTCATCAACTTGCATATCGGTTCGGCGTATTTATTTGAAGTAACACCGGTTCAAGCTCAAGAACGCAAGCCGTTGGTCGCAGTGCTTGATTTACAAACAACGGGGGGAATCTTAAAATCTGAAGCTCAAGCGTTATCCGACCGATTGCGCAGCGAAATGCAGGAATTAAAATTCGACTTGATTGAACGTTCGCAGATGAATGCACTGCTGTCCGAGCAGGATTTTTCGATGTCTGATCTTGCCGATGAAGCCGCCATAACCAAAGCAGGAAAACTTTTGAGCGCCGAACAAATCGCCGTCGGTTCTATCGGTAAAGTTGGCCGTACTTATACAGTCGATGTACGATTGATCGACGTGTCCAGCGGTAAGGTGGTCAATTCATCCAAACAAGATTATAATGGTCCGACGGAAGGATTGGTGCAAGTGATGCGCAATATTGCCAGGATTTTTGCCGGATTGCAACCCCAGAAGATCTCTGTCGGCAGCAACACCAAATGGTGGGTTCTCAGCGGTCTAGCGGCGGCCGGTGGTGCAGCGGCTTATCTCTTGCTCGGAAAAAAAGACAGCGGCGTCAAATCGTTTCCTAATCCGCCGAGTCTCCCGGAATAA